From the genome of Streptomyces ficellus:
CGACGGGGCGTTCTTCGACCAGGTGCCGACCGCGCCCGAGGCCACCGCGCACTACGGGCGCCTGGGCGTGGCCGCCCGCGCGGCCGGCGCGGCCACCGTCGTCCTCAACCACGGGGCCCAGCCCCACCCCTCGTACGCCGAGGTGGCCGACCTGCTCGTCACGTTCGAGGGGCCCTGGGACACCTACCGCGAGCTGGACCTGCCGGTCGCCGACCACTACTGCCACCTGGTGTACGCCGCCCCGGCGAGTGCACGCCTCTCCACGCGCGTGAAGTGCGCGGTCCCCGGCGGCGGGGCACATCCCTGGGGAACCCTCCCCCATGCGCTGGAGTGCCCGTGAACCGCCGCGTACCGCTCCTCCTCGCCGCCCTGCTGCTCCTCCTCGCCGGCTGCACCGGCTCGCCCGGGGACGACGACGACCCGGACCCGCCGCACGCCGCCGGCCGCTGGCAGCCCGAGCCGGGCGTGCCGTGGCAGTGGCAGCTCAGCGGCCGGCTCGACACGTCCGTCGACGTGCCGGTGTACGACATCGACGGCTTCGACCACCCCGCCTCCACCGTCACCTCCCTGCACGAGCGGGGCCGCAAGGTCATCTGCTACCTGTCCACCGGAGCGTGGGAGGACTGGCGCCCGGACGCCGGGAAGTTCCCCCGCTCGGTCCTCGGCAGGGGCAACGGCTGGGACGGCGAGCGGTGGCTCGACATCCGCCGCACCGACGTCCTCGAACCGCTGATGGCCGGCCGCATCGACATGTGCCGGGACAAGGGCTTCGACGCGGTGGAGCCCGACAACATGGACGGCTACGCCAACAGGACCGGCTTCCCCCTCACCGCGGCCGACCAGCTCCGCTACAACCGCCTCGTCGCCCGCCTCGCGCATGAGCGGGGCCTCGCGGTGGGCCTCAAGAACGACCTGGACCAGATTCCGCAGCTGCTGGACGACTTCGACTTCGCGGTCAACGAGCAGTGCGCCGAATACGGTGAGTGCGCGGCGCTCAGCCCGTTCGTCGCGGCCGGGAAGGCGGTCTTCCACGTCGAGTACGAGCTGCCCACGCGGGAGTTCTGCCCGGAGGCGAAGCGGCTGGGGCTCAGCTCCATGCTGAAGCGGTACGAGCTGGACGCCTGGCGCAAGCCCTGCTGAGGCGGCGGCCGGGTCTCAGCCGAACGTCAGCAC
Proteins encoded in this window:
- a CDS encoding spherulation-specific family 4 protein — translated: MDLLVPYYEHPTLRPAEWDALVAAAPLLYGVVLNPASGAGRAPDPAFVTVADRLRAAGVCVLGYTDTDYGRRPHADVLTDLVRHRDWYGADGAFFDQVPTAPEATAHYGRLGVAARAAGAATVVLNHGAQPHPSYAEVADLLVTFEGPWDTYRELDLPVADHYCHLVYAAPASARLSTRVKCAVPGGGAHPWGTLPHALECP
- a CDS encoding endo alpha-1,4 polygalactosaminidase encodes the protein MNRRVPLLLAALLLLLAGCTGSPGDDDDPDPPHAAGRWQPEPGVPWQWQLSGRLDTSVDVPVYDIDGFDHPASTVTSLHERGRKVICYLSTGAWEDWRPDAGKFPRSVLGRGNGWDGERWLDIRRTDVLEPLMAGRIDMCRDKGFDAVEPDNMDGYANRTGFPLTAADQLRYNRLVARLAHERGLAVGLKNDLDQIPQLLDDFDFAVNEQCAEYGECAALSPFVAAGKAVFHVEYELPTREFCPEAKRLGLSSMLKRYELDAWRKPC